The Inediibacterium massiliense genome has a segment encoding these proteins:
- a CDS encoding GNAT family N-acetyltransferase, with protein sequence MVENIWLETERLIIRSYTIEDVTGLYETLNDSEVLKYIPEGQINIEQANEAIRWLMSNYKIGINSDFKYSFPIILKERKAYIGWCGIGYLDYDNSKTEIYYTLKSKYWGKGYATEAMKAIVNFTFKELKIRELVAVVKPENIDSIKVIEKLGFKYKYILRNVPIGFEFYEGELFYLLKKDEYMKETE encoded by the coding sequence ATGGTAGAAAATATATGGCTTGAAACAGAAAGATTGATTATTAGATCCTATACTATAGAAGATGTTACTGGACTTTATGAAACGCTTAATGATAGTGAAGTTTTAAAATACATTCCAGAAGGTCAGATAAATATTGAGCAAGCTAATGAAGCAATTAGATGGTTAATGTCAAATTATAAAATTGGTATAAACTCTGATTTTAAATATAGTTTCCCAATAATTTTAAAGGAGAGGAAGGCATATATTGGGTGGTGTGGTATAGGTTATTTGGATTATGATAATAGTAAAACAGAAATTTACTATACGTTGAAGAGCAAATATTGGGGTAAAGGATATGCTACCGAAGCTATGAAAGCTATTGTGAATTTTACTTTTAAAGAATTAAAAATAAGGGAATTGGTTGCAGTGGTAAAGCCTGAAAATATAGATTCAATCAAAGTAATTGAAAAACTAGGGTTTAAGTATAAATATATACTTAGAAATGTGCCAATTGGATTTGAATTTTATGAGGGGGAATTATTTTACTTATTAAAAAAAGATGAATATATGAAAGAAACTGAGTAG
- a CDS encoding GNAT family N-acetyltransferase — protein MNKSIDIVLRELEMKDLEDYLYWNHPSRKFHRFNGPYYKKSNEEELRKYVEELKVLLLKGEKNVLKNKKIIANKDTDEIIGQVNWYWKSQETLWMEIGVVIFNEDYWGQGIGFKVLRMWINEIFNQNPNLIRIGLSTWSGNERMMKLAEKLGLKKEAVYRKARIVDNQYYDSVSYGILREEW, from the coding sequence ATGAATAAATCAATAGACATTGTCTTAAGAGAATTAGAGATGAAAGATTTGGAAGATTATTTGTATTGGAATCATCCTTCTCGTAAATTCCATAGGTTCAATGGTCCTTATTACAAAAAAAGTAATGAAGAGGAATTAAGGAAATATGTTGAAGAATTAAAAGTACTATTACTAAAGGGCGAAAAAAATGTACTTAAAAATAAAAAAATAATAGCAAATAAAGATACTGATGAGATTATTGGGCAGGTGAATTGGTATTGGAAATCACAAGAAACTCTTTGGATGGAAATAGGGGTTGTTATTTTTAATGAAGATTATTGGGGGCAAGGAATAGGATTTAAAGTTTTAAGAATGTGGATTAATGAAATTTTTAACCAAAATCCTAACCTTATAAGGATTGGATTATCAACTTGGTCAGGAAATGAAAGAATGATGAAACTGGCTGAAAAATTAGGTTTAAAAAAAGAAGCTGTTTATAGAAAAGCAAGAATTGTTGATAATCAATATTATGATTCTGTGAGTTATGGTATATTGCGTGAAGAATGGTAA